CCTGTTATTGCAATGCTTCCGCAAGAAAACTTACCGCACTATGATGCTGATTTTGTGAGAATGGAACTCGATATTTTTACACAATGGTTGTTAAAAGAGCATTTAGAACTCACCTTATCACCTGAAGAACGCCAGTCACTAGCAACCTGTTTTGACTGTTTAATTGATAATGTATTGGCACAACCTCAAGTTGTGATGCATCGAGATTTTCACAGTCGAAATTTAATGTGTTATCAACAGCAACTAGCAGTAATTGATTTTCAAGATGCAGTTATCGGCCCTGTTACCTATGATGTCGTGTCATTACTTAGAGATTGCTACGTTAAATGGTCAGATGATGTTGTAGAACAAGCATTGAAATATTTTATTGCTCACTATGGTAAACAATTAACAGGAGAGAATATATCTACTGCGCAATGGCGTCGATGGTTCGATTTAATGGGAATTCAACGTCATGTAAAGGCGGCAGGAATATTTGCACGATTAAAGCATCGCGATGGCAAGCCTAGTTATGTGAAGGATATCCCGTTGACCTTGCATTATATTGTTGACGTTTGTCAGCATTACCCTGAGCTTGCATCACTAAAACAATTAGTCATTGATAAAGTATTACCGCTTGTTGAGCACAAGGAAGCTAAATGAAGGTTATGATTTTAGCGGCCGGCCGCGGCGAAAGAATGCGACCTTTAACCGATAATTTGCCTAAGCCAATGTTATCAGTAGCAGGAAAGCCATTAATCGTCCATCATATTGAAAAATTACGCAAAGCAGGTTTTCGTGAATTTGTTATAAACACTGCTTGGTTAGGCGATAAGATAGTGGCATGTTTAAAGGATGGTCGTCAATTTGGTGTATCCATTGTCTATAGCCATGAAGGAGAACAAGCACTCGAAACTGCTGGCGGTATATGCCAAGCACTGCCAATTCTTGACGATAATAACGCACCTTTTTTAGTGGTGAATGGTGATATTTACGTTGATTATCATTTTAACGATATCCCGAAGTTATCAGAACAAACACAGGCACACTTATGGCTAGTGGAAAATCCTGAACATAATCCTTTAGGGGATTTTAATTTGGAAGATGGGCAGGTGAAAAATAATGGAGATACTGCTTCTCGATATACATATAGTGGCATCGGTATTTATCGTGCAGGCTTATTTTCAACCTGTCAAAAAGGTCAGCCAACGAAGCTAGCACCATTGTTGCGTGATGCCATTAATCAACAGACGGTAACGGGTAGTGTGTTACCCAGTAACTGGACAGATGTGGGAACTCCTGAACGGCTTGCTTTACTTAACAAAGAATTAGAAGGTTTTTATTAATGCGTATATGGGGCAAAGTACTTGGTTTTTTATTTGGTTTTATGCTGAGTAAACATTTAATCGGTGCATTATTAGGTATGTGGCTGGGAC
The Thalassotalea hakodatensis genome window above contains:
- a CDS encoding aminoglycoside phosphotransferase family protein is translated as MHDVRQDQLTDWLAEKHKSNQVILQPLTGDAGFRRYFRFQLDEQSFIAVDSPTQYCNNRAFVQMSQRLAQANVLQPEIFYHDTEKGFFCLMDLGDTLLADVLSPDTVIEYYQRAIDLLPVIAMLPQENLPHYDADFVRMELDIFTQWLLKEHLELTLSPEERQSLATCFDCLIDNVLAQPQVVMHRDFHSRNLMCYQQQLAVIDFQDAVIGPVTYDVVSLLRDCYVKWSDDVVEQALKYFIAHYGKQLTGENISTAQWRRWFDLMGIQRHVKAAGIFARLKHRDGKPSYVKDIPLTLHYIVDVCQHYPELASLKQLVIDKVLPLVEHKEAK
- the murU gene encoding N-acetylmuramate alpha-1-phosphate uridylyltransferase MurU, which encodes MKVMILAAGRGERMRPLTDNLPKPMLSVAGKPLIVHHIEKLRKAGFREFVINTAWLGDKIVACLKDGRQFGVSIVYSHEGEQALETAGGICQALPILDDNNAPFLVVNGDIYVDYHFNDIPKLSEQTQAHLWLVENPEHNPLGDFNLEDGQVKNNGDTASRYTYSGIGIYRAGLFSTCQKGQPTKLAPLLRDAINQQTVTGSVLPSNWTDVGTPERLALLNKELEGFY